Proteins encoded by one window of Perca fluviatilis chromosome 13, GENO_Pfluv_1.0, whole genome shotgun sequence:
- the LOC120570996 gene encoding oocyte zinc finger protein XlCOF7.1-like, whose amino-acid sequence METEADGEDCGGPELARNSHPLPLLQPETEDQTGDSSEPETDDSADWKETREPQSALNSQKHDSRCKKTFSCSECRRRFGTKQYLKTHMRTHTGEKPFRCSECGRKFDRKDSLNRHMLTHTGEKPFSCSICKKCFTHSANLVSHMTVHTGEKRFSCSVCDKTFKWLNQVKRHKCVGRQSSQLHQSQMEENREAEPPACRETQHMETEADGEDCGGPEPARNSNPLLQPETEDHDIREQQEWSSSVDQEQPENLSQVGTL is encoded by the exons atggaaacagaagctgatggagaggactgtggaggaccagaactaGCCAGGAACTCTCATCCacttccacttttacaaccagagactgaagaccagactggagactcttctgaacctgagactgatgacagtgctgattggaaggagaccagagaacctcagtcagctttaaactctcagaaacatgattcaagatgtaagaaaacattcagctgctctgagtgtagGAGAAGATTTGGGACCAAGCAATATCTGAAgacacacatgagaactcatacaggagagaaacctttcagGTGCTCGGAGTGTGGGAGGAAATTTGACCGCAAAGACAGTCTGAATAGACACATGctaactcacacaggagaaaaacctttcagctgctccaTCTGTAAGAAATGTTTTACACACAGTGCAAATTTAGTCTCACACATGACAGTCCACACAGGTGAAAAAAGAtttagctgcagtgtttgtgacAAGACATTTAAGTGGCTTAATCAGGTCAAAagacataaatgtgttggtcgTCAGTcgtcacagcttcatcagagtcAAATGGAGGAGAACAGAGAGGCAGAGCCTCCAGCCTGCAgagaaactcaacacatggaaacagaagctgatggagaggactgtggaggaccagaaccagccagaaACTcaaatccacttttacaaccagagactgaagacca TGAcatcagagagcagcaggagtggagctccagtgtggaccaggaGCAGCCAGAGAATCTCAGCCAGGTTGGAACTCTCtga